A DNA window from Impatiens glandulifera chromosome 7, dImpGla2.1, whole genome shotgun sequence contains the following coding sequences:
- the LOC124944972 gene encoding protein FLX-like 3 isoform X2, producing the protein MTGRKRSYRDSFDNRRPYPQEGHQRGPPPRQMPPPRHPAMLEEELEVQHHEIRRLLSDNRRLADDRVALQQELGGAKEELHRMNLLISDLRADQDMRSRDLIERGFKMESELRATEPLKSEAMQLRSEVQKLNTIRQDLNAQVQNLSQDIAKLKADNQHIPVLKSDIDGLRQELMRARAAIDYEKDVSIELTEQRKAMEKNLLSMAREVEKLRAELANASDVAYGVKFNNHEGGFSASYGDPYGVHMGAADKGSSYGLGSASRTGHDKRMSRH; encoded by the exons ATGACTGGGAGAAAACGTAGTTACCGCGATTCATTCGATAATAGGCGTCCTTATCCTCAAGAAGGACATCAACGAGGTCCTCCTCCTCGTCAAATgcctcctcctcgtcatccagCAATGTTGGAGGAAGAGCTAGAAGTGCAGCATCACGAAATCCGTAGGCTATTGAGCGACAACAGGAGGCTGGCTGATGACAGAGTTGCTCTGCAGCAGGAGCTTGGAGGTGCAAAGGAAGAACTTCATAGGATGAATCTGTTAATTTCTGATCTTCGTGCTGATCAGGATATGCGTTCCAGGGACCTAATTGAAAGAGGTTTCAAGATGGAATCTGAACTTCGAGCTACCGAACCACTCAAATCTGAGGCTATGCAATTACGTTCTGAAGTACAGAAATTGAACACTATTCGGCAGGACCTGAATGCTCAAGTTCAGAATCTCTCGCAAGATATTGCCAAACTGAAAGCTGATAATCAACATATTCCGGTTTTGAAGTCGGATATTGATGGACTGCGACAAGAGCTCATGCGCGCAAG GGCTGCCATTGACTATGAAAAGGATGTAAGTATTGAGTTGACGGAACAACGGAAGGCGATGGAGAAGAACCTACTGTCCATGGCCCGTGAAGTTGAAAAGCTACGAGCAGAACTTGCAAATGCATCGG ATGTGGCATATGGGGTGAAGTTCAATAACCATGAAGGTGGGTTTTCTGCTTCTTATGGTGATCCATATGGAGTTCATATG GGCGCTGCTGACAAGGGCTCCTCATATGGGCTGGGTTCTGCATCCAGGACAGGACATGATAAAAGGATGAGTCGTCATTGA
- the LOC124944972 gene encoding protein FLX-like 3 isoform X1 — MTGRKRSYRDSFDNRRPYPQEGHQRGPPPRQMPPPRHPAMLEEELEVQHHEIRRLLSDNRRLADDRVALQQELGGAKEELHRMNLLISDLRADQDMRSRDLIERGFKMESELRATEPLKSEAMQLRSEVQKLNTIRQDLNAQVQNLSQDIAKLKADNQHIPVLKSDIDGLRQELMRARAAIDYEKDVSIELTEQRKAMEKNLLSMAREVEKLRAELANASGIPFSSDVAYGVKFNNHEGGFSASYGDPYGVHMGAADKGSSYGLGSASRTGHDKRMSRH; from the exons ATGACTGGGAGAAAACGTAGTTACCGCGATTCATTCGATAATAGGCGTCCTTATCCTCAAGAAGGACATCAACGAGGTCCTCCTCCTCGTCAAATgcctcctcctcgtcatccagCAATGTTGGAGGAAGAGCTAGAAGTGCAGCATCACGAAATCCGTAGGCTATTGAGCGACAACAGGAGGCTGGCTGATGACAGAGTTGCTCTGCAGCAGGAGCTTGGAGGTGCAAAGGAAGAACTTCATAGGATGAATCTGTTAATTTCTGATCTTCGTGCTGATCAGGATATGCGTTCCAGGGACCTAATTGAAAGAGGTTTCAAGATGGAATCTGAACTTCGAGCTACCGAACCACTCAAATCTGAGGCTATGCAATTACGTTCTGAAGTACAGAAATTGAACACTATTCGGCAGGACCTGAATGCTCAAGTTCAGAATCTCTCGCAAGATATTGCCAAACTGAAAGCTGATAATCAACATATTCCGGTTTTGAAGTCGGATATTGATGGACTGCGACAAGAGCTCATGCGCGCAAG GGCTGCCATTGACTATGAAAAGGATGTAAGTATTGAGTTGACGGAACAACGGAAGGCGATGGAGAAGAACCTACTGTCCATGGCCCGTGAAGTTGAAAAGCTACGAGCAGAACTTGCAAATGCATCGGGTATACCCTTTTCTTCTG ATGTGGCATATGGGGTGAAGTTCAATAACCATGAAGGTGGGTTTTCTGCTTCTTATGGTGATCCATATGGAGTTCATATG GGCGCTGCTGACAAGGGCTCCTCATATGGGCTGGGTTCTGCATCCAGGACAGGACATGATAAAAGGATGAGTCGTCATTGA